From a region of the Cucumis sativus cultivar 9930 chromosome 6, Cucumber_9930_V3, whole genome shotgun sequence genome:
- the LOC101204453 gene encoding COP9 signalosome complex subunit 8 isoform X2 has protein sequence MDFGRLTEALASKSYDKIADICDDLMLQAAAEGIAYKDEWPYAIHFLGYFYVDDINSARFLWKSIPSTIKENRPELVAIWKIGQKLWVRDHRGVYEAIHELDWCQEVQGLLAAFSDLYRRRMFQLLVSAYSTISVHDTAQFLGMNEEEVTVSVLYLQM, from the exons ATGGATTTTGGTCGTCTCACTGAGGCTTTGGCTTCCAAATCTTACGACAAGATTGCTGATATTTGTGACGATCTCATGCTTCAG GCTGCAGCCGAGGGCATCGCTTATAAGGATGAATGGCCTTACGCCATCCATTTTCTTGGCTACTTTTACGTTGATGACAT CAATAGTGCTCGATTTCTCTGGAAATCAATACCTTCTACTATCAAAGAAAACCGACCAGAACTGGTTGCCATTTGGAAAATTGGCCAAAAACTATGGGTTCGGGACCATAGGGGTGTATACGAGGCTATTCACGAATTGGATTGGTGCCAAGAAGTTCAAGGCCTATTAGCTGCATTTTCAG ATCTTTACAGGAGGCGAATGTTTCAGTTGCTGGTCTCTGCCTATTCTACAATAAGCGTCCATGATACAGCTCAGTTTTTGGGAATGAATGAGGAAGAAGTCACAGTTT